In Arthrobacter citreus, a single genomic region encodes these proteins:
- a CDS encoding Ger(x)C family spore germination protein: MKYFQVCLLSIFLVIGVSGCRGKVNIEDVTLSMILGIDVNDQNKVEVYMASPVFSGQTKVKTEHFNVQTLSIKESRNYFDSKASGVTAGGKIQAILIGSKVLEHKNWFSILDMFFRDPKFRLNADIIFVDGPLSSVYNLKAQDKPELPIYIPQLLQTADFRNVAFRTTARKIHQMYYEKGITPFAPELAVEDNHLVVHGTTLLTNNNLYNRTLSLKETQMLKILKDHIEGQLVVALDLKKFKSDDDDVFTDEEVSFYIKDVKRKIEKKYSNGRYSFIVNLTLPIMITESPIGLTNHSETVLKNEIEKKLQKQLNNLVHSFQKDKVDPVGFGILAHSFQYSDWKKNENYWFDTYQKSNLKVKVKIIVVDKGISM, encoded by the coding sequence TTGAAATATTTTCAAGTATGTTTACTTAGCATCTTTTTAGTAATTGGCGTTTCTGGTTGTAGAGGAAAAGTTAATATAGAAGACGTCACTTTATCGATGATTTTAGGAATTGATGTAAATGATCAAAATAAAGTCGAAGTATATATGGCGAGCCCAGTCTTTAGTGGACAAACGAAAGTGAAAACAGAACATTTTAATGTGCAAACACTATCCATTAAAGAATCTAGAAATTATTTTGATTCTAAAGCTAGTGGAGTAACTGCAGGTGGAAAAATTCAAGCAATTTTAATAGGATCAAAAGTACTAGAACATAAAAATTGGTTTTCGATTTTAGATATGTTTTTTCGAGATCCCAAATTTAGATTGAATGCAGATATTATTTTTGTAGATGGCCCTCTTTCTAGCGTTTATAATTTAAAAGCACAGGATAAACCAGAGTTACCAATCTATATTCCACAATTACTACAAACAGCTGATTTTCGAAATGTTGCCTTTCGGACGACTGCACGAAAAATTCACCAGATGTATTATGAAAAGGGAATAACTCCTTTTGCACCCGAGTTAGCAGTAGAAGATAATCATTTAGTAGTTCACGGAACGACATTGTTAACGAATAATAATTTGTATAATCGAACTTTATCATTAAAAGAAACTCAGATGTTAAAAATATTAAAAGATCATATAGAAGGGCAATTAGTTGTTGCATTAGATTTAAAGAAATTTAAAAGCGACGATGATGATGTTTTTACTGATGAAGAAGTTAGTTTTTATATTAAAGATGTTAAGCGAAAAATTGAAAAAAAATATTCGAATGGTCGTTATAGCTTTATTGTAAACTTGACTTTACCGATCATGATTACTGAATCGCCAATTGGATTAACGAACCATTCGGAAACAGTATTAAAAAATGAAATAGAAAAGAAGTTACAAAAACAATTGAATAATCTAGTCCACTCTTTTCAAAAAGATAAAGTTGATCCAGTTGGTTTTGGCATACTTGCTCATTCATTTCAATATTCTGATTGGAAAAAAAATGAAAATTATTGGTTTGACACATATCAAAAATCGAATTTAAAAGTAAAAGTTAAAATTATTGTTGTAGATAAAGGAATATCGATGTAA
- a CDS encoding MFS transporter, whose amino-acid sequence MENERLWTKDFISVSLSGFFVFLVFYTLMATLPIFVIDNLGQEDSKVGLVVTFFLIASVAIRPFAGIWLDTIGRRKILIISLVFFTLTTFIYPFINNFALLLLLRFAQGIAFGLGTTATGTIVAEIVPVTRRGEGMSYYSSSMILAMVFGPYLGINLMNQFTFHILFFVCGFFAIISLILGLLIAIPKQTLKAKTRIKPSQLIERSALPISITAAIISFGYSGIISFITLYAKKLGFVDVASFFFIVYAIFILGSRPFTGKLFDQKGANIIVYPGIVLFTIGLVVLSFSTVPTIFLFSAALIGLGYGSIVPSFQTLAINTAAPAKKGMATATFFMFFDVGMGIGSYVLGIISAKTSFHLMYVVTAIAVISTIIIYYLLHDRKQRKTINIEKAAA is encoded by the coding sequence TTGGAAAACGAACGTTTATGGACAAAGGATTTTATTAGTGTTAGCTTAAGCGGTTTTTTTGTATTTTTAGTATTTTATACGTTAATGGCAACATTGCCGATATTTGTTATTGATAATCTAGGTCAAGAAGATAGTAAAGTCGGACTGGTCGTCACATTTTTCCTTATAGCCTCAGTCGCAATTCGCCCTTTTGCTGGGATATGGCTTGATACGATCGGCCGCAGAAAAATATTAATAATTTCATTAGTTTTCTTTACTTTAACAACATTTATCTATCCATTTATTAATAATTTTGCACTATTACTATTATTACGATTTGCCCAAGGGATTGCATTTGGTCTCGGAACTACTGCAACAGGGACAATTGTTGCTGAAATAGTACCAGTTACCCGCAGGGGCGAAGGGATGAGTTATTATAGTTCTTCAATGATACTTGCAATGGTTTTTGGTCCTTATCTTGGTATTAACTTAATGAATCAATTCACCTTCCATATTTTGTTTTTTGTTTGTGGCTTTTTTGCAATTATATCGTTGATTTTAGGCCTACTAATTGCAATTCCTAAACAAACATTAAAAGCAAAAACTCGAATTAAACCATCACAATTAATTGAGCGCTCAGCATTACCAATCTCAATTACCGCAGCAATAATCTCTTTCGGTTACAGTGGTATCATTTCATTTATCACATTATACGCAAAGAAATTAGGTTTTGTAGATGTTGCTAGTTTCTTTTTTATTGTTTATGCAATATTCATTTTAGGTTCTAGACCTTTTACAGGGAAACTATTCGATCAAAAAGGTGCAAATATTATCGTATATCCTGGTATCGTTTTATTTACGATTGGTCTAGTCGTATTGAGTTTCTCGACTGTACCAACAATCTTTTTATTTTCCGCTGCTTTAATCGGTCTAGGCTACGGTTCAATTGTACCTAGTTTTCAAACATTAGCGATTAACACAGCTGCCCCTGCAAAAAAAGGAATGGCGACTGCAACATTTTTTATGTTTTTTGATGTAGGTATGGGTATTGGCTCTTACGTACTTGGAATTATATCTGCAAAAACTTCATTCCATCTTATGTATGTAGTAACCGCAATTGCTGTAATATCGACTATTATAATTTACTATTTACTACACGATCGTAAACAAAGAAAAACTATAAATATTGAAAAAGCAGCTGCATAA
- a CDS encoding MarR family transcriptional regulator, whose amino-acid sequence MRKKQPFFFLLNQTTRQFSKSFNEHLVPTGLYLAQWSVIHYIHLHGPCTQRTICSSLNIEPPTLTRTLRRMETLNLIVRKEGTDKREKMIHLTEKAISQFDDWKEKIISFEDEVIKDIPDEELDIALQVFQKMMNNMKASEVTKQGE is encoded by the coding sequence ATGCGCAAAAAACAGCCTTTCTTTTTTTTATTAAATCAAACTACTCGTCAGTTTTCGAAATCATTTAATGAGCATCTTGTTCCTACTGGATTGTATTTAGCACAGTGGTCAGTTATTCATTATATTCATTTGCATGGGCCATGTACGCAACGAACTATATGTTCCAGTTTAAATATTGAGCCACCAACACTTACACGTACACTTCGTAGGATGGAAACATTAAACTTAATCGTACGAAAAGAAGGAACTGACAAAAGAGAAAAAATGATTCATTTAACTGAAAAAGCTATAAGTCAATTTGATGATTGGAAAGAAAAAATCATCTCTTTTGAGGATGAAGTAATTAAAGATATACCTGATGAAGAGCTTGATATTGCACTTCAAGTTTTTCAAAAAATGATGAACAATATGAAAGCTTCGGAGGTAACTAAACAGGGGGAATAA
- a CDS encoding YitT family protein, whose product MAEAVHTTNGKSHKMKILQRVIAMLIGSLLVATGLEIFLVPNDVIDGGITGISIMVSHLTGLPLGVFLFVLNLPFFYLGYKQIGKTFAISTILGITVLSYLTSMFHHIPAFTEDILLATIFGGMVLGVGVGLAIRFGGALDGIEILAIIINSKIPFSVGEIIMVFNLFILGAAGFIFSWDRAMYSIIAYLVAFKTIDIVVEGLEQSKSAWIISDKSDDIGEAILFRMGRGVTYINGSGAYSGETTKVIYCVITRLEEAELKTIVDDIDPKAFLAISDIAEVRGGRFKKKNVH is encoded by the coding sequence ATGGCAGAAGCGGTACATACAACAAATGGAAAATCGCATAAAATGAAAATTTTACAAAGAGTAATCGCTATGCTTATAGGATCGTTGCTTGTTGCGACTGGTCTTGAAATTTTTTTAGTTCCGAATGATGTTATAGATGGTGGAATAACGGGTATTTCAATTATGGTTTCCCATCTTACTGGTCTTCCACTTGGAGTATTTCTCTTTGTGCTAAACTTACCATTTTTCTATTTAGGGTATAAACAGATAGGGAAAACTTTTGCAATTTCAACGATTCTAGGTATTACGGTACTTTCATACCTTACAAGTATGTTTCATCATATCCCTGCTTTTACTGAAGATATTCTACTTGCAACAATCTTCGGTGGAATGGTTCTAGGTGTAGGAGTAGGATTAGCGATTCGATTTGGTGGGGCACTAGACGGAATTGAAATTCTTGCGATCATTATTAATAGTAAAATCCCTTTTTCCGTTGGTGAAATCATAATGGTCTTCAACTTATTTATTTTAGGAGCAGCTGGCTTTATCTTCTCCTGGGATCGGGCAATGTACTCAATAATTGCCTATTTAGTCGCATTTAAAACGATTGATATTGTTGTAGAAGGTTTGGAACAATCAAAATCAGCGTGGATTATTAGTGATAAAAGTGATGATATTGGCGAAGCAATTCTTTTTAGAATGGGCCGTGGTGTTACATACATTAATGGTTCTGGTGCTTATTCCGGAGAAACAACAAAAGTAATTTATTGTGTTATTACTCGACTAGAAGAAGCAGAACTTAAAACGATTGTCGATGACATCGACCCAAAAGCATTTTTAGCTATTTCAGATATAGCTGAAGTACGTGGTGGAAGATTTAAAAAGAAAAATGTACATTAG
- a CDS encoding FAD-binding dehydrogenase — MEKFDVIVVGAGLAGLVATAEIADAGKSVLLLDQEPKASLGGQAWWSFGGLFLVDSPEQRRLGIKDSKELAWQDWLGTAGFDREDDEDYWGKKWAEAYVEFAAGEKRQWLYDMGVRFFPIVGWAERGGYLAEGHGNSVPRFHVVWGTGPGIVAPFERRVREHMKKGLVEFRSRHRVDELLTKDGEVVGVSGSLLEPSNVERGEDSSREMIGEFKYGAKAVLVSSGGIGANFDLIRQNWPSRLGTPPKKMISGVPAHVDGRMLSITENAGGRIVNRDRMWHYTEGIKNWNPVWSNHGIRILPGPSSIWFDARGQRFPAPNFPGFDTLGTLQAIQKTGFDYSWFILTKKIIQKEFALSGSEQNPDLTGKSVKQVLKRATSGVPAPVKAFMEKGEDFIVADTLEELVEGMNHLTGENLLKFDEIKRQLVARDREMDNKFTKDLQITALRGARNYIGDKLIRVAPPHKILDPKNGPLIAVRLNIVSRKTLGGLQTNLDGNVLNSAGEEIPGLYAAGEVAGFGGGGVHGYRAMEGTFLGGCLFSGRQAGRAIGRNL; from the coding sequence ATGGAGAAATTTGATGTAATCGTTGTTGGCGCAGGATTGGCCGGTTTAGTTGCAACTGCTGAGATTGCTGATGCAGGAAAGAGTGTGTTGTTGTTAGATCAGGAACCAAAAGCATCATTAGGTGGACAGGCTTGGTGGTCATTTGGTGGATTGTTTTTGGTAGATTCTCCTGAGCAACGTCGATTAGGAATTAAAGATTCGAAGGAATTAGCTTGGCAGGATTGGCTCGGAACAGCTGGTTTTGATCGAGAAGATGATGAAGATTATTGGGGAAAGAAATGGGCAGAGGCTTATGTTGAATTTGCAGCAGGTGAGAAAAGGCAGTGGCTATATGATATGGGAGTGCGTTTCTTTCCGATTGTCGGTTGGGCTGAGCGTGGTGGATATCTAGCAGAAGGACATGGAAACTCGGTACCAAGATTCCATGTTGTTTGGGGTACTGGGCCAGGGATTGTTGCACCTTTTGAACGAAGAGTACGTGAGCATATGAAAAAGGGTTTAGTTGAGTTTCGGTCTCGTCATCGTGTTGATGAACTATTAACAAAAGACGGAGAAGTCGTGGGGGTAAGTGGTTCATTATTAGAGCCAAGTAATGTTGAACGCGGAGAAGATAGCTCTCGCGAAATGATTGGTGAATTTAAATATGGAGCAAAGGCAGTATTAGTATCAAGTGGTGGTATTGGAGCGAACTTTGATTTGATACGCCAAAATTGGCCAAGTCGACTTGGAACCCCACCGAAAAAGATGATATCTGGTGTACCAGCTCATGTAGATGGTCGAATGCTTTCTATCACTGAAAATGCTGGTGGGCGAATCGTTAACCGCGATCGAATGTGGCACTATACTGAAGGCATCAAGAACTGGAATCCAGTGTGGAGTAATCATGGTATCCGTATCCTTCCAGGTCCATCATCAATTTGGTTTGATGCACGTGGACAACGATTTCCTGCGCCAAATTTCCCAGGTTTTGATACATTAGGAACACTTCAAGCGATTCAAAAAACTGGTTTTGACTATTCTTGGTTTATTTTAACGAAAAAAATTATTCAAAAAGAGTTTGCATTATCTGGTTCAGAGCAAAATCCAGATTTAACCGGAAAAAGTGTTAAACAAGTTTTAAAACGGGCTACATCAGGAGTTCCAGCACCTGTTAAAGCTTTTATGGAGAAGGGTGAAGATTTTATAGTAGCAGACACTCTTGAAGAGCTTGTTGAAGGTATGAATCATTTAACTGGTGAAAATTTACTAAAATTTGATGAAATTAAACGTCAATTAGTTGCTCGAGATCGAGAAATGGATAATAAATTTACGAAAGACTTACAAATTACTGCTTTAAGAGGAGCTAGAAATTATATTGGCGATAAATTAATTCGAGTTGCACCTCCTCATAAAATTTTAGATCCGAAAAATGGTCCTTTAATAGCAGTTCGTTTAAACATTGTAAGTCGCAAAACACTTGGTGGGTTACAAACAAATTTAGATGGTAATGTATTAAATTCTGCAGGTGAAGAAATTCCTGGGCTATATGCAGCCGGTGAAGTTGCAGGTTTTGGTGGCGGTGGTGTACACGGTTATCGCGCCATGGAAGGAACATTTTTAGGTGGATGTTTATTTTCAGGAAGGCAAGCTGGTAGAGCGATTGGTAGGAATTTATAA
- a CDS encoding response regulator transcription factor: protein MKPIRILIADDEREIADLIELHIKKEGYQAIKVFDGHEAIQVINSQSIDLAILDIMMPKLDGYEVLKQLRENFNFPIIFLSAKTSDLDKITGLVMGADDYLTKPFNPMELVARVKAQLRRSMQLNQADKGKKSVIESGGLQIDHDNREVTIYGQIVELTPKEFDILFLLASHPQKVFSVENIFQQVWGEQYYESGNTVMVHIRTLRKKLGEEKSKNSWIKTVWGVGYKFHG, encoded by the coding sequence ATGAAACCTATTAGAATATTAATTGCTGATGACGAACGGGAGATTGCAGATCTCATTGAATTACATATAAAAAAAGAGGGCTACCAAGCAATTAAAGTATTTGATGGACATGAAGCTATTCAAGTCATCAATTCACAATCCATTGATTTAGCCATATTAGATATCATGATGCCAAAGTTAGATGGCTATGAGGTATTAAAACAATTACGTGAAAACTTTAATTTTCCAATCATCTTTTTGAGCGCAAAAACAAGTGATTTAGATAAAATTACAGGTCTTGTTATGGGGGCAGATGATTATTTAACAAAACCATTCAATCCTATGGAATTAGTTGCTAGAGTAAAGGCTCAACTCCGAAGATCGATGCAGTTAAATCAGGCTGATAAAGGTAAAAAATCTGTCATTGAATCAGGTGGCTTACAAATAGATCATGATAATAGAGAAGTAACTATATATGGACAAATCGTTGAATTGACTCCAAAAGAGTTTGATATTTTATTTCTTTTAGCAAGTCATCCTCAAAAAGTATTCAGTGTAGAAAATATATTTCAACAAGTTTGGGGAGAACAATATTACGAAAGCGGAAATACAGTTATGGTGCACATTCGTACGTTGAGAAAAAAGTTAGGAGAAGAAAAAAGTAAAAATAGTTGGATTAAAACAGTATGGGGCGTAGGGTATAAATTCCATGGTTAA
- a CDS encoding HAMP domain-containing histidine kinase, translating into MIFLVCISMLISGLISSILYRFLQLYYINTATFGSTLAQIRQLIRNIGDIYFILIIFFIIAIIIFYFLIKPYDSYFKEISRGIHLLATGDFTGRVHISSNDEFKLIAKDMNMASEKLKQAIERGEFAESSKDQLVLNLAHDLRTPLTSVLGYLDFILQDDQLTEEQVKHFTSIAFKKSQRLEHLINELFEVTRMNYGMLPLDYKTIDLSKLLIQLIEELYPIFANNELIARTNINTKLEMVADGALLARVFENLLMNAARYGNDGQYIDINCLIENEIAVVQVINYGDHIPPEDLPNIFEMFYTGDKSRTGQEDSTGLGLFISKNIVEQHKGTISVESSVIRTIFEVRLPISNET; encoded by the coding sequence ATGATATTTTTAGTCTGTATAAGTATGCTTATATCCGGGTTGATTTCGTCTATACTTTATAGGTTCTTACAACTCTATTACATAAATACTGCTACATTCGGTTCGACTTTAGCACAAATACGTCAATTAATAAGAAATATTGGCGACATTTATTTCATATTAATCATTTTTTTCATAATCGCAATTATCATTTTCTATTTTCTAATTAAGCCATATGACTCCTATTTTAAAGAGATTTCCAGAGGGATTCATTTACTTGCAACTGGAGACTTTACAGGTCGTGTACATATTTCATCGAATGATGAATTTAAGCTGATTGCAAAGGATATGAACATGGCGAGTGAGAAGCTTAAACAAGCAATCGAACGTGGAGAATTTGCAGAAAGTAGCAAGGATCAGTTAGTTTTGAATTTAGCTCATGATTTACGAACGCCTTTAACTTCAGTTTTAGGTTATTTAGATTTTATACTTCAAGATGATCAACTGACGGAGGAGCAAGTCAAACATTTTACGTCGATTGCTTTTAAGAAATCGCAACGTTTAGAGCATTTGATTAATGAACTATTTGAAGTAACTAGAATGAATTATGGAATGCTGCCACTTGACTATAAAACAATTGATTTAAGTAAACTGCTTATCCAGTTGATTGAAGAGTTATATCCAATTTTTGCAAATAACGAGTTAATTGCAAGAACAAATATCAATACAAAATTAGAAATGGTAGCTGATGGTGCACTATTAGCACGTGTATTTGAAAATCTACTAATGAATGCAGCACGTTATGGAAATGATGGGCAATATATAGATATTAATTGCTTAATTGAGAATGAAATCGCTGTTGTACAAGTCATTAATTATGGCGATCATATTCCTCCCGAGGATTTACCGAATATTTTTGAAATGTTTTATACCGGCGATAAATCGAGAACGGGACAAGAGGATAGTACAGGACTGGGCTTGTTCATTTCTAAAAATATTGTTGAGCAACATAAAGGAACAATTTCAGTAGAAAGCAGTGTAATACGAACGATTTTTGAAGTAAGATTGCCAATCTCCAACGAAACTTAA